Proteins encoded by one window of Manihot esculenta cultivar AM560-2 chromosome 10, M.esculenta_v8, whole genome shotgun sequence:
- the LOC110624623 gene encoding putative cyclin-A3-1 isoform X2, whose amino-acid sequence MREIQTTVNSARSSSKKRPSSVASAPSLQFSKKRVPLGDLTNSPSLITPSTRNSDHQTTCNSECIFKVVTQNSNVETSARPKARLKKRNKKDPENSLTSESTQNSDVEVNRKTECKLKISTKSNPENSPSKGSTKDLGLRKCSYSSSIYEYLHSLEMEDKRRCLSNYMTEVQTDISVKMREVLVDWLVEVAEEYKLVSDTLYLTVSYIDRFLSWQVLSRNNLQLLGVSCMLIASKYEEINPPHVEDFCYITDNTYTKEEVVNMEKHVLEFLNYEMSTPTTKNFLRILTKAAQQNCKSPDLQFEFLSCYLGELSLLDYRCLRFLPSRVAASAVFLSRFTIQPKMHPWFKCVATLSSPVGIPELYFQDIEE is encoded by the exons ATGAGAGAGATTCAGACCACCGTCAACTCCGCCCGCTCATCCTCCAAGAAGCGCCCCTCTTCTGTGGCTTCCGCTCCCTCCCTGCAATTCTCCAAGAAGCGAGTTCCTCTCGGTGATCTCACCAACTCTCCTAGTCTCATCACGCCGTCCACTCGGAACTCGGATCACCAGACAACCTGCAATAGTGAATGCATATTTAAGGTTGTAACTCAGAACTCTAACGTTGAAACCAGCGCGAGGCCTAAAGCCCGACTGAAGAAGAGGAATAAAAAAGATCCAGAGAACTCGTTAACCTCTGAGTCTACTCAGAATTCAGATGTTGAGGTCAATCGGAAGACTGAATGTAAATTAAAGATCAGTACTAAAAGCAACCCAGAGAACTCGCCCAGTAAGGGGTCGACTAAGGACTTGGGGTTGAGGAAATGTTCTTACTCGTCTTCTATATATGAGTATCTTCATTCCTTAGAG ATGGAGGACAAAAGAAGGTGCTTGTCAAATTACATGACGGAGGTGCAGACTGATATTTCAGTGAAAATGCGAGAAGTTCTAGTGGACTGGTTGGTGGAAGTTGCTGAGGAATACAAGCTTGTCTCTGACACCCTTTATCTCACTGTATCTTATATTGACAGATTCCTCTCTTGGCAAGTTCTGAGCAGGAACAATCTACAGCTTCTTGGCGTTTCTTGCATGCTTATTGCCTC GAAATATGAAGAGATTAATCCTCCACATGTTGAAGATTTTTGCTATATAACAGATAACACTTACACCAAGGAAGAG GTAGTCAATATGGAGAAACATGTACTTGAATTCTTGAACTATGAAATGAGTACTCCTACAACAAAAAATTTTCTCCG GATCTTAACGAAAGCTGCTCAACAGAATTGCAAA TCTCCTGATTTGCAATTTGAGTTCTTGAGTTGTTATCTTGGGGAGCTAAGTTTGTTGGATTATCGCTGTCTTCGCTTCTTACCATCAAGAGTTGCTGCATCAGCTGTTTTTCTGTCAAGGTTCACAATCCAACCAAAGATGCATCCCTGG